A genomic segment from Pseudomonas sp. M30-35 encodes:
- a CDS encoding class I SAM-dependent methyltransferase — translation MGLVDGLRQLAQRYPALVALLAQVLATALLVAIVLLGISVAGWRLDWMSAGLLHGLLAASMGRWLGLSRFWWWLNLAFAPALLVFAGAPLPSWVFLLAFLILLLFNWNSFGERVPLYLTGAQGTQLLAGVVEQQVAPLRFVDLGCGPAGSLLALARKFPEGQFVGVETAPLSYLLALLRSLFQANCSIRYQSLWRTDLAEFNVVYCFLSPAPMAELWQKACKEMQPGTLLVSNTFAVPGVPADQQLQLNDWRDSSLLLWRIPN, via the coding sequence ATGGGGTTGGTTGATGGGCTGCGCCAGTTGGCTCAGCGCTATCCGGCGTTGGTGGCGCTGCTTGCTCAAGTGCTGGCAACGGCATTGTTGGTGGCGATTGTTCTGCTGGGCATCTCGGTTGCGGGCTGGCGTCTTGACTGGATGAGTGCCGGGTTGCTGCACGGGTTGCTGGCTGCAAGCATGGGTCGCTGGCTTGGGTTGTCGCGTTTCTGGTGGTGGTTGAACCTGGCGTTTGCGCCTGCCTTGCTCGTCTTCGCTGGTGCGCCGTTGCCGTCTTGGGTATTCCTGTTGGCCTTTTTGATTCTGCTGTTATTCAACTGGAACAGCTTCGGTGAGCGCGTGCCTTTGTATTTGACGGGTGCGCAAGGCACGCAGTTATTGGCCGGTGTCGTCGAGCAGCAGGTTGCGCCGCTGCGCTTTGTTGATTTGGGGTGCGGTCCTGCTGGGTCGTTGCTGGCGCTGGCGCGAAAGTTTCCAGAGGGGCAGTTTGTCGGGGTCGAGACTGCGCCGTTATCTTATTTGTTGGCCTTGCTGCGCTCGCTATTTCAAGCCAATTGCAGCATTCGTTATCAAAGCCTTTGGCGCACTGACCTGGCTGAGTTTAATGTGGTGTACTGCTTCCTGTCGCCAGCGCCCATGGCTGAGCTCTGGCAAAAGGCCTGTAAGGAGATGCAGCCCGGCACATTATTGGTGAGCAATACCTTCGCGGTGCCGGGTGTGCCAGCCGATCAGCAGTTGCAATTGAACGACTGGCGCGATTCGAGCCTGTTGCTTTGGCGTATCCCCAACTGA
- the rsgA gene encoding small ribosomal subunit biogenesis GTPase RsgA, which yields MAKRQLNRRQNWRIEKIQGERAARAAKRESQALQTLEGGDLGPEQTGLVIAHFGVQVEVEALEGEMAGQVFRCHLRANLPTMVTGDRVVWRPGNQGIGVIVAQLPRNTELCRPDTRGQLKPVAANVDLIVIVFAPLPEPHANLIDRYLVAAEHAGIRPLLLLNKADLIDDKNGVALNAMLAVYRQLGYPLLEVSAHHGDGMEQLMQQLDGHVSVFVGQSGVGKSSLVNSLLPEVDTRVGPLSELTGKGTHTTTTARLFHFPGGGELIDSPGIREFGLVHVSRDDVEAGFIEFHELLGHCRFRDCKHDREPGCALLKALDEGRIQPQRMASYRHILASLPEDEY from the coding sequence ATGGCCAAACGCCAACTCAATCGCCGGCAAAACTGGCGCATCGAAAAAATCCAGGGCGAGCGTGCTGCCCGCGCCGCCAAGCGCGAATCACAAGCACTGCAAACACTGGAAGGTGGTGATCTTGGCCCAGAACAAACGGGTTTAGTCATCGCTCACTTTGGTGTCCAAGTCGAAGTTGAAGCGCTCGAAGGGGAAATGGCTGGCCAGGTTTTTCGTTGCCACCTGCGTGCCAACTTGCCGACCATGGTCACTGGTGACCGCGTGGTCTGGCGCCCTGGCAATCAAGGGATTGGCGTTATTGTCGCGCAGCTGCCGCGCAACACGGAGCTATGCCGCCCAGACACACGCGGCCAACTTAAGCCGGTAGCTGCCAACGTTGACCTGATCGTCATCGTCTTCGCGCCGCTGCCAGAACCACACGCCAACTTGATTGACCGCTACTTGGTCGCGGCTGAGCACGCGGGCATCCGCCCGCTACTACTGCTCAACAAGGCAGATTTGATTGACGATAAAAACGGCGTCGCTCTCAACGCAATGCTCGCGGTCTATCGCCAACTCGGTTACCCGTTGCTGGAAGTGTCGGCCCATCACGGTGACGGCATGGAGCAGCTTATGCAGCAGCTTGACGGGCACGTCAGTGTATTCGTCGGCCAGTCCGGCGTCGGAAAGTCGTCGCTGGTGAACAGCTTGCTGCCCGAAGTAGACACTCGCGTTGGCCCACTGTCTGAGTTGACCGGCAAAGGGACTCATACCACGACCACTGCGCGCCTGTTCCATTTCCCGGGTGGTGGCGAATTGATTGACTCACCCGGCATTCGTGAGTTTGGCTTGGTGCATGTCAGTCGTGACGATGTTGAAGCCGGGTTTATTGAGTTTCATGAACTGCTTGGACACTGCCGCTTTCGCGACTGCAAACACGACCGCGAGCCAGGGTGCGCGCTGCTCAAAGCCCTTGACGAAGGTCGCATCCAACCGCAACGCATGGCCAGCTATCGGCATATTCTGGCGAGCCTGCCTGAAGACGAATACTAA
- a CDS encoding NAD(P)H-hydrate dehydratase: MPDSADNFPLALYSSAQVRQLDASLIAAGTSGFELMSLAAHAIWRALRQRWGNASELTVLAGKGNNAGDGYLIAELALRAGWQVKVLAVGEPSALAGDALLAFKQAQAAGVLIEPWSERALLDGVVVDAMLGTGLKGQVRAPYCAVIERLNASGLPVLAVDIPSGLSADTGQVLGCAVRADITVSVIGLKIGLFTGQAAEYVGCLQFTDLQADPAVVAAQAATAHRLAKGSLPQLAARQPTVHKGQLGHVLVVGGELGFAGAALLAAQSALRGGAGMVSLATRSAHVSAAHVRIPEVMAAAVASANQLLALGEAASVWVVGPGLGQGAWGRSLLSAAAINQAPQVWDADALNLLATGCVSLPANCVITPHPGEAARLLGLSTAQVQADRPAAALELAKRFGTVCVLKGAGSLIADPDGQLHLCDRGHPVMAGAGLGDVLAGLIGALLAQGLVPFAAASLAVWLHACAGERLAVKGVGLAASDLCDAIRQLLQEQSVV, translated from the coding sequence ATGCCGGATTCTGCAGACAATTTTCCTCTAGCCCTTTATAGCAGTGCTCAGGTGAGGCAGCTTGACGCCAGTTTGATCGCCGCAGGCACCTCCGGTTTTGAGCTGATGAGCCTTGCTGCGCATGCTATTTGGCGCGCATTGCGCCAGCGTTGGGGCAATGCCAGTGAACTGACCGTACTGGCCGGAAAAGGCAACAATGCTGGCGACGGCTACTTGATTGCCGAGCTGGCATTGCGCGCGGGTTGGCAGGTCAAAGTGCTTGCAGTTGGCGAGCCGAGTGCGCTTGCAGGTGATGCGCTGCTGGCATTCAAGCAAGCGCAGGCGGCTGGGGTGCTGATTGAGCCATGGTCTGAGCGGGCACTTCTCGATGGCGTGGTGGTCGATGCAATGCTCGGCACAGGCTTGAAAGGTCAAGTGCGAGCGCCTTATTGCGCCGTCATTGAGCGGCTTAACGCCAGTGGCTTGCCGGTGTTGGCTGTGGATATTCCTTCTGGTCTGAGCGCCGATACCGGTCAAGTCCTTGGCTGCGCCGTGCGTGCCGATATCACCGTTAGCGTGATTGGTTTGAAGATAGGTTTGTTTACTGGGCAAGCCGCTGAATATGTTGGGTGCCTGCAATTCACTGACTTACAGGCGGATCCAGCGGTCGTTGCGGCTCAGGCTGCCACAGCGCACCGGCTGGCTAAGGGGAGTTTGCCGCAGTTGGCTGCGCGTCAGCCGACTGTGCACAAAGGCCAGTTGGGCCATGTGCTGGTGGTGGGGGGGGAGCTGGGTTTTGCGGGCGCCGCATTGCTGGCCGCGCAAAGTGCGCTGCGTGGCGGCGCGGGCATGGTTTCCCTGGCAACCCGCAGCGCGCATGTGAGTGCTGCGCATGTACGGATTCCAGAAGTGATGGCTGCTGCTGTGGCCTCAGCCAACCAACTGCTGGCGCTGGGTGAGGCCGCGTCGGTTTGGGTGGTAGGTCCGGGTTTGGGGCAGGGCGCATGGGGGCGCAGCCTGTTATCCGCTGCCGCGATTAACCAGGCGCCGCAGGTTTGGGATGCTGATGCGCTGAACCTGTTGGCCACTGGTTGTGTCTCACTGCCAGCAAACTGTGTAATTACCCCGCACCCGGGCGAAGCTGCACGCTTGCTCGGCTTGAGTACTGCTCAGGTGCAGGCTGATCGACCCGCAGCAGCGCTGGAGCTGGCCAAGCGGTTTGGTACGGTTTGTGTGTTGAAAGGTGCGGGTAGTCTGATTGCTGATCCTGACGGACAATTGCACCTATGTGATCGTGGCCATCCGGTGATGGCGGGTGCGGGGCTAGGTGATGTATTGGCCGGACTCATCGGTGCGCTGCTGGCGCAAGGCTTGGTACCCTTTGCGGCGGCAAGTTTGGCGGTTTGGTTGCATGCATGCGCCGGTGAGCGTTTAGCCGTCAAAGGGGTGGGATTGGCGGCCAGTGATTTGTGTGATGCCATTCGTCAGTTATTACAGGAGCAGTCTGTTGTCTGA
- the motA gene encoding flagellar motor stator protein MotA encodes MAKIIGIIVVFASVLGGFVLSGGHVMALVHPFEVLIIGGAALGAFLQANPGSTFMVVCKKSLKMFSSRFKHSYYLDVLRLIYEILNKSRREGMMAIEADVEDPAASPIFSKYPAILNDERMTSFICDYLRIMSSGNMAPHELEGLFDMEIASLKEELEHPSHAVAKVADGLPAMGIIAAVLGIVLTMSVLAEANNAEIGEKVGTALAGTFMGILASYGFFGPLACSLEHDAKEEVNVYEAIKAGLVASASGMPPSLAVEFARKVLYPAHRPSFIELEQAMRGN; translated from the coding sequence ATGGCAAAAATCATCGGCATCATAGTGGTGTTCGCCAGCGTTCTGGGCGGCTTCGTCTTGTCTGGCGGCCATGTAATGGCATTGGTACACCCATTCGAGGTGCTGATTATTGGGGGCGCGGCATTGGGGGCTTTCCTCCAGGCAAACCCAGGCAGCACCTTTATGGTGGTGTGCAAGAAATCATTGAAGATGTTCAGTTCGCGCTTCAAGCACTCTTATTATTTGGATGTGCTGCGGCTCATCTACGAAATTCTCAACAAAAGCCGCCGTGAAGGCATGATGGCGATTGAGGCAGATGTCGAGGATCCGGCTGCGAGCCCGATATTCAGTAAATATCCGGCGATTCTCAACGATGAGCGGATGACCTCATTTATCTGTGATTACCTACGGATCATGTCCTCCGGCAATATGGCGCCGCATGAGCTGGAAGGCTTGTTCGACATGGAAATCGCTAGCCTCAAGGAAGAGCTTGAGCATCCGAGCCATGCGGTGGCGAAGGTTGCCGATGGTTTGCCCGCGATGGGTATCATTGCGGCGGTATTGGGTATCGTACTGACCATGTCAGTATTGGCCGAAGCGAATAACGCCGAAATCGGTGAAAAGGTGGGTACCGCGCTGGCCGGGACCTTTATGGGTATTTTGGCTTCGTACGGCTTTTTTGGTCCGTTGGCCTGTTCTCTGGAGCATGACGCCAAAGAAGAGGTCAATGTCTACGAGGCGATAAAGGCGGGCTTGGTTGCTTCTGCCTCCGGCATGCCGCCATCTCTGGCTGTTGAGTTCGCGCGTAAAGTCTTGTATCCGGCGCACCGCCCAAGCTTTATTGAGCTTGAGCAGGCTATGCGTGGAAACTAA
- the motB gene encoding flagellar motor protein MotB yields the protein MENNQPIIVKRVKKVVGGGHGGAWKIAFADFAIAMMAFFMVMWLMSSATPEQKKLISGYFQDPIGFTESASPYVIDLGGSPAPSPDRTLNPDAQPDAPQSATDVQPDTSSDGSPIDPHEAESIAEQMERERLELLLQELQNKVNEDPQLRNFKDQILFEITQDGLRIQIMDAENRPMFAIGSAQLQPYFEDILLALTDTINAVPNKISVSGHTDAKPFAGSGGFGNWELSANRANAARRVLVEGGYDPDKVARVVGYASSALFDRKDPLNPVNRRIDIVVLTKRAQRAIDGAQGAGDAPTPPASDTPEAEGANVTAPDILPPEEIKQRLNIFEDGALKIDTPEP from the coding sequence ATGGAGAACAATCAGCCCATCATTGTAAAGCGGGTCAAGAAGGTCGTCGGTGGCGGCCATGGCGGCGCGTGGAAAATTGCCTTTGCCGACTTTGCGATCGCGATGATGGCATTTTTCATGGTGATGTGGCTGATGTCGTCGGCAACACCCGAGCAGAAAAAGCTGATCTCCGGTTACTTCCAAGACCCGATTGGCTTCACTGAAAGCGCCAGCCCCTATGTGATTGATCTGGGCGGTTCGCCAGCCCCTTCACCTGATCGTACGTTGAATCCTGATGCGCAGCCGGATGCACCACAGAGTGCAACGGATGTGCAGCCTGACACGTCTTCTGATGGATCCCCGATTGATCCGCACGAGGCGGAGAGTATTGCTGAGCAAATGGAGCGCGAGCGCTTGGAGTTGTTGCTCCAGGAGCTGCAGAACAAGGTCAATGAAGACCCGCAGCTGCGTAATTTCAAGGATCAAATTCTCTTTGAAATTACTCAGGATGGTCTGCGTATTCAGATCATGGATGCCGAAAACCGCCCTATGTTTGCCATCGGTAGCGCCCAGTTGCAGCCTTATTTCGAGGATATCTTGCTGGCGCTTACCGACACCATCAACGCGGTACCCAATAAAATCAGTGTCAGCGGCCACACCGATGCTAAACCCTTCGCTGGCAGCGGCGGCTTTGGTAACTGGGAGCTGTCTGCCAACCGCGCCAACGCAGCACGTCGGGTATTGGTTGAGGGCGGGTATGACCCGGATAAAGTGGCACGCGTGGTGGGTTATGCGTCTTCCGCACTGTTCGATCGCAAAGATCCGCTAAACCCGGTAAACCGGCGTATTGATATTGTCGTGCTAACCAAGCGAGCCCAGCGTGCGATAGATGGTGCGCAGGGGGCTGGAGACGCGCCCACTCCTCCAGCTTCAGACACGCCAGAAGCTGAAGGAGCAAATGTTACTGCGCCGGATATCTTGCCGCCTGAGGAGATCAAGCAGCGCTTGAATATCTTCGAAGACGGCGCGCTGAAGATCGATACGCCCGAACCTTAG
- a CDS encoding HDOD domain-containing protein — protein MSNQLARPRTLKAWLTLLDKQLLPVQIESRQKVLAALTDSRRSLREIADLIQNSPALAISVLREANASQNTLGEPAESLENALNRLGLQRTQALLERLPALKREEIPLALRQIQLISQHASQQANGLFSGRLARLWQEIHWGSMLFLAPVWALVSSYPDLLSTWEQRVLVNAEPAQKVEIDMLGVPLLQLCLALAERWKLPEWICYSYRLLLNDRRFLAKALLIARDNQHPLHQQQCLDADPDLQRWLSHPANCILLANGLALSAHHSWDGQHSLRWQQLTGLYLQLPVADLQQSIHQQAAISARKLVTTDLWHPAQAMLWPWHASHLISPEPPPANKADVQDWRQLCKQLLSEPSAFNNVLQLTACASRTFQAGGMQRVLLLLSDRTQSKLVSQHPIGLNESALGLSLDPQQSQVLRTLLSTPGQLRLTPENIAQFSARLSGAVKELFPSEHLLFRSLGTNGRVVMIAVCDCNGAALDDNRLQIFAKTAQCIERALSNFANRGR, from the coding sequence ATGTCAAATCAATTAGCTAGACCTCGTACTCTTAAAGCATGGCTGACGCTCTTGGATAAGCAGCTATTGCCTGTACAGATTGAAAGTCGACAGAAAGTTCTGGCCGCACTGACTGACAGTCGCCGCTCACTACGTGAGATAGCTGACTTAATTCAAAATAGCCCAGCATTGGCGATCAGTGTTCTACGCGAAGCCAACGCGTCGCAAAACACCTTGGGTGAGCCTGCTGAAAGCCTTGAAAACGCACTCAACAGACTCGGCCTACAGCGCACCCAGGCATTACTTGAGCGCTTACCTGCACTGAAGCGCGAAGAAATCCCTTTAGCATTACGCCAGATCCAACTGATCAGCCAACACGCGTCGCAACAAGCCAACGGGTTGTTCTCTGGCCGTCTGGCCCGGCTATGGCAAGAAATCCACTGGGGCAGCATGCTATTTCTTGCCCCGGTCTGGGCGTTAGTTTCGAGCTACCCCGATTTGTTGAGTACGTGGGAGCAGCGCGTACTGGTCAATGCAGAGCCTGCGCAAAAGGTCGAAATCGACATGCTCGGAGTCCCCTTGCTCCAGCTTTGCCTGGCGCTTGCCGAGCGCTGGAAACTCCCCGAATGGATTTGCTACAGCTACCGACTGCTGCTCAATGACCGACGCTTTCTAGCCAAGGCACTGCTGATTGCCCGCGACAATCAACATCCGTTGCATCAACAACAATGCTTGGATGCCGACCCCGATTTACAACGCTGGCTAAGCCACCCAGCCAATTGCATTCTTCTGGCAAACGGCCTGGCACTTTCAGCGCACCACTCGTGGGATGGTCAGCACAGCCTGCGCTGGCAGCAACTCACCGGGCTTTACCTGCAGTTACCGGTTGCTGACTTACAGCAGTCGATTCATCAGCAGGCCGCAATCAGCGCCCGCAAACTGGTTACCACGGACCTTTGGCACCCGGCGCAAGCAATGCTTTGGCCTTGGCACGCCAGCCACTTGATATCGCCAGAGCCGCCACCTGCCAATAAAGCTGACGTCCAAGACTGGCGTCAGCTTTGCAAACAACTCCTCAGCGAGCCCAGTGCGTTTAACAATGTTCTGCAATTAACCGCCTGCGCCAGTCGCACTTTTCAAGCTGGCGGAATGCAGCGCGTGCTTTTACTGCTGTCAGATCGCACGCAAAGCAAACTGGTCTCACAACATCCCATTGGTCTCAATGAGTCAGCCCTGGGGTTGAGCCTTGACCCACAACAAAGTCAGGTTCTGCGCACCCTGCTGAGCACTCCCGGACAACTGCGTTTAACCCCTGAAAATATCGCGCAATTTTCAGCACGCTTGTCGGGCGCAGTTAAAGAGCTATTTCCCAGCGAGCATTTATTGTTCAGGTCATTGGGTACCAATGGCCGAGTGGTGATGATTGCGGTCTGTGATTGCAACGGCGCAGCGCTGGACGATAATCGCCTGCAAATCTTTGCAAAAACCGCTCAATGCATTGAGCGTGCTCTCAGCAACTTTGCTAATCGCGGACGCTAA
- the asd gene encoding archaetidylserine decarboxylase (Phosphatidylserine decarboxylase is synthesized as a single chain precursor. Generation of the pyruvoyl active site from a Ser is coupled to cleavage of a Gly-Ser bond between the larger (beta) and smaller (alpha chains). It is an integral membrane protein.) codes for MTMKQRLFIISQYLLPHHLLSRLIGCAAECRAAWFKNRLINWFIKQYNVNMSEAQVEDPTAFEHFNAFFTRALKDDARPLDTSTDAVLCPADGTISQLGKIEHGRVFQAKGHSFSVVELLGGNTQLASPFMGGEFATVYLSPKDYHRVHMPLAGTLKQMVYVPGRLFSVNQTTAENVPELFARNERVVCLFDTERGPMAVVLVGAMIVASVETVWAGLVTPPKRELKTVSYDETARAPISLEKGAEMGRFKLGSTAIVLFGPEQVKWSEELTACSSVQMGQLMGSKALKAGA; via the coding sequence ATCACAATGAAACAACGCTTGTTCATCATCAGCCAATATTTGCTGCCACATCATTTGTTATCGCGCTTGATTGGCTGCGCTGCTGAGTGCCGTGCTGCGTGGTTCAAAAACCGCCTGATCAACTGGTTCATCAAGCAATACAACGTCAACATGAGCGAGGCTCAGGTCGAAGACCCGACAGCTTTCGAGCATTTCAACGCATTCTTCACCCGCGCCCTCAAAGATGACGCACGTCCACTCGATACCAGCACGGATGCAGTACTCTGCCCAGCAGACGGCACCATCAGTCAACTCGGCAAAATTGAGCATGGCCGGGTATTCCAAGCCAAGGGACACAGCTTTAGCGTGGTCGAACTGCTTGGCGGTAATACCCAGCTAGCCAGCCCGTTCATGGGCGGCGAATTCGCAACCGTTTACCTATCACCGAAAGACTATCACCGCGTACACATGCCGCTGGCAGGCACGCTCAAACAGATGGTTTATGTCCCAGGCCGCCTGTTTTCGGTAAACCAGACCACAGCAGAAAATGTGCCTGAGTTGTTCGCCCGTAACGAACGAGTAGTTTGCCTGTTTGATACCGAGCGCGGCCCGATGGCAGTGGTATTGGTTGGCGCGATGATTGTTGCCTCGGTCGAAACCGTTTGGGCAGGTTTGGTCACACCACCCAAACGCGAGCTGAAAACAGTTAGCTACGATGAAACAGCACGTGCGCCAATCTCTCTGGAGAAAGGTGCAGAAATGGGTCGTTTTAAACTGGGCTCGACGGCCATTGTGCTATTCGGACCTGAACAGGTTAAATGGAGCGAAGAGTTGACGGCTTGCAGCAGTGTGCAAATGGGTCAACTGATGGGTAGCAAAGCACTCAAGGCTGGCGCATAA
- the queG gene encoding tRNA epoxyqueuosine(34) reductase QueG — translation MSIDTLDLNQLAQSIKDWGRELGFQQVGISGLDLGEHEAHLQRWLEAGYQGEMDYMAAHGSKRSHPEQLVPGTLRVISLRMDYLPGDTQMVKRLAQPEKAYISRYALGRDYHKLIRKRLQHLAERIQQTIGPFGFRAFVDSAPVLEKAIAEKSGLGWIGKNTLVLNRKAGSYFFLGELFVDIDLPVDAPHGSEHCGRCTACMDICPTQAFVGPYVLDARRCISYLTIELKGPIPEELRAPIGNRVFGCDDCQMVCPWNRFASPTEQSDFKPRHQLDNAELAELFCWSEEEFLSRTEGSPLRRAGYERWLRNLAVGLGNAPSSIPVIEALKARRDYPSELVREHVEWALKRHSQSAAIKP, via the coding sequence ATGTCTATCGATACGCTTGATCTCAACCAACTCGCACAGTCGATCAAAGACTGGGGCCGAGAACTGGGCTTCCAGCAGGTCGGTATCAGCGGGCTCGACCTCGGCGAGCACGAAGCACATTTGCAGCGTTGGCTGGAGGCCGGATACCAAGGCGAGATGGATTACATGGCGGCCCACGGCAGCAAGCGCTCGCATCCAGAGCAATTGGTGCCCGGTACGCTACGGGTGATTTCACTGCGCATGGATTACCTGCCGGGCGACACGCAAATGGTCAAACGTCTAGCCCAACCGGAGAAAGCCTACATCTCCCGTTATGCGCTAGGCCGCGACTATCACAAGCTAATCCGCAAGCGCTTGCAGCATTTAGCCGAACGCATCCAACAGACGATTGGCCCCTTCGGCTTTCGCGCCTTTGTTGATAGCGCACCGGTACTGGAGAAGGCCATCGCCGAGAAATCCGGCCTCGGCTGGATTGGCAAAAACACGTTGGTACTCAACCGCAAAGCCGGCAGTTATTTCTTTTTGGGCGAATTGTTTGTCGATATCGACCTGCCTGTAGATGCTCCACACGGCAGCGAACATTGCGGACGTTGCACAGCGTGCATGGATATTTGTCCCACCCAGGCATTTGTCGGGCCCTATGTGCTGGATGCACGACGCTGCATTTCTTATTTGACGATAGAACTCAAGGGCCCAATCCCCGAAGAGTTGCGCGCGCCTATCGGCAACCGCGTATTTGGCTGTGATGACTGTCAGATGGTCTGCCCTTGGAACCGCTTTGCCAGCCCCACAGAGCAATCGGATTTCAAACCGCGCCACCAACTCGACAACGCCGAGCTGGCGGAGCTGTTTTGCTGGAGCGAAGAAGAGTTTCTCAGCCGCACCGAGGGTTCGCCTTTGCGTAGAGCGGGTTACGAACGCTGGTTACGCAACTTAGCCGTCGGCCTTGGTAACGCACCCTCGAGCATTCCGGTAATCGAAGCACTCAAAGCACGCCGCGATTACCCGTCAGAACTGGTGCGCGAGCATGTTGAGTGGGCCCTCAAACGCCACAGTCAAAGCGCTGCAATCAAACCTTGA
- the orn gene encoding oligoribonuclease: MQSENNLIWIDLEMTGLDPERDVIIEMATIVTDSDLNILAEGPVIAVHQSDEALAGMDEWNTRTHGDSGLTKRVRESKISQAEAEAQTIAFLGQWVPKGKSPICGNSIGQDRRFLYRYMPTLEAYFHYRYLDVSTLKILADRWAPQIKEGFVKKGTHQALDDIRESIAELQYYREHFLKV, from the coding sequence ATGCAAAGTGAAAATAACCTGATTTGGATCGATCTGGAGATGACCGGTCTTGATCCTGAGCGTGACGTGATCATCGAAATGGCCACCATTGTCACCGACAGTGACCTTAATATCTTGGCTGAGGGCCCGGTCATCGCCGTGCACCAGAGTGATGAAGCGCTTGCCGGTATGGATGAGTGGAATACCCGCACCCACGGCGACAGCGGTTTAACCAAGCGGGTGCGTGAGAGCAAAATCAGTCAGGCTGAGGCCGAAGCGCAAACCATTGCTTTCCTTGGACAGTGGGTGCCCAAAGGCAAGTCGCCGATTTGTGGTAACAGCATCGGCCAGGATCGACGTTTCCTGTATCGCTACATGCCAACGCTGGAGGCGTACTTCCATTACCGTTATCTAGATGTCTCGACCTTGAAAATCCTGGCTGATCGCTGGGCGCCGCAAATCAAGGAAGGTTTCGTCAAAAAAGGTACGCATCAGGCGCTGGATGATATTCGCGAGTCCATCGCCGAGCTTCAGTATTACCGCGAGCATTTCCTCAAGGTTTGA
- a CDS encoding rhodanese-like domain-containing protein: MSAFAELPLVIEPAELASRLDAPELILVDLTGAGRYASGHIPGAYFVDPKRTQLGQPPAPGLLPKREDLEQVFTELGHNPDAVYVVYDDEGGGWAGRFIWLLDVIGHSNYHYLDGGLLAWLGENRETSTAQPELHHHAVKLTLSDAPTASREYLQSRLGASDLAIWDARGPGEYSGEKVLAAKGGHIPGAINFEWTAGMDPARSLRIRQDMAEVLQMLGITPDKEIITHCQTHHRSGFTYLAAKALGYPNVKAYAGSWGEWGNHPDTPVEY, translated from the coding sequence ATGTCCGCCTTCGCTGAACTCCCACTGGTTATTGAGCCTGCTGAACTGGCCAGCCGCCTTGACGCGCCTGAACTGATACTGGTCGACCTCACTGGCGCAGGACGCTATGCATCCGGGCATATTCCAGGCGCGTACTTTGTCGACCCAAAGCGCACGCAACTGGGCCAACCTCCTGCTCCCGGCCTGTTGCCGAAGCGTGAAGACTTAGAGCAAGTCTTCACTGAGCTTGGCCACAACCCTGACGCCGTTTATGTGGTGTACGACGATGAAGGCGGCGGCTGGGCCGGGCGCTTTATTTGGTTGCTGGATGTCATCGGGCACAGCAATTATCACTACCTGGACGGCGGCCTGCTCGCTTGGCTCGGCGAAAACCGAGAAACCAGCACTGCGCAACCCGAGCTACATCATCACGCGGTCAAGCTAACCTTGAGTGACGCCCCCACCGCCAGCCGTGAATACCTGCAAAGCCGTCTTGGCGCTAGCGACCTTGCAATTTGGGACGCACGTGGCCCTGGCGAATACAGCGGCGAAAAAGTGCTAGCAGCCAAAGGAGGGCATATTCCTGGAGCTATTAACTTCGAATGGACCGCTGGCATGGACCCCGCGCGCTCACTGCGGATCCGTCAGGATATGGCCGAGGTCTTGCAAATGCTCGGTATCACACCTGACAAGGAAATCATCACTCATTGCCAAACGCATCACCGCTCAGGCTTTACCTACCTTGCAGCAAAAGCGCTTGGTTATCCCAACGTTAAAGCCTATGCCGGCTCGTGGGGCGAATGGGGCAACCACCCAGATACCCCTGTAGAATATTGA